The following are encoded in a window of Pseudomonas sp. St316 genomic DNA:
- a CDS encoding ureidoglycolate lyase — MRTLKIEPLTKEAFAPFGDVIETDGSDHFMINNGSTMRFHRLATVQTATPDDQAIISIFRADALDMPLTVRMLERHPLGSQAFIPLLGNPFLIVVAPLGDAPVSGLVRAFVTNGRQGINYHRGVWHHPVLTIEKRDDFLVVDRSGTGNNCDEHFFQEDECLILAPTNKRRSDHANTSVTGER; from the coding sequence ATGCGCACACTCAAGATCGAACCGTTGACCAAAGAAGCCTTCGCCCCGTTCGGTGACGTGATCGAAACCGACGGCAGCGATCACTTCATGATCAACAACGGTTCGACCATGCGCTTTCATCGCCTGGCGACGGTGCAAACCGCCACGCCGGACGACCAGGCGATCATCAGCATTTTCCGCGCCGACGCGCTGGACATGCCGCTGACCGTGCGCATGCTGGAGCGCCATCCGCTGGGCAGCCAGGCGTTCATTCCGCTGCTCGGCAACCCCTTTCTGATCGTGGTCGCGCCACTTGGCGATGCACCTGTATCAGGTTTGGTCCGCGCCTTCGTCACCAACGGCAGGCAGGGCATCAATTACCATCGCGGCGTCTGGCACCACCCGGTGCTGACGATCGAAAAGCGGGATGACTTCCTGGTGGTTGATCGCAGTGGCACAGGCAATAACTGCGATGAGCATTTTTTCCAAGAGGATGAGTGTTTGATCCTCGCCCCCACCAATAAGAGAAGGTCCGATCACGCGAATACAAGCGTGACGGGCGAGAGGTAA
- the alc gene encoding allantoicase, with translation MKAYAVPFEKFVNLADARLGTKIISVTDDWFADANRLFQPTPAVWKEGVFDDNGKWMDGWESRRKRFEGYDSAVIRLGVAGSIKGVDIDTSFFTGNYPPSASLQACFLTEGEPDENTQWTEVLSAVELQGNSHHYHEISHDQAFSHLRFNIYPDGGVARLRVYGIPYRDWSAVGDNEQIDLAAALNGGRALACSDEHFGRMSNILNPGRGVNMGDGWETARRRTPGNDWVIVALGHAGEVEKVIVDTLHFKGNYPDSCSIQGAFVKGGTDSQIETQSLFWRELLPSQKLEMHAEHTFAEQIKALGPITHIRLNVFPDGGVSRLRVLGKVAKSV, from the coding sequence ATGAAAGCTTACGCCGTACCTTTCGAGAAGTTCGTCAACCTGGCCGACGCCCGCCTCGGCACCAAAATCATCTCGGTCACCGATGACTGGTTCGCCGATGCCAACCGTTTGTTCCAACCGACCCCGGCCGTCTGGAAGGAGGGCGTGTTCGATGACAACGGCAAGTGGATGGACGGCTGGGAATCGCGGCGCAAGCGCTTCGAAGGCTACGACAGCGCGGTGATCCGTCTGGGTGTGGCCGGTTCGATCAAAGGCGTGGACATCGACACTTCATTCTTCACCGGTAACTATCCACCGTCGGCCTCCCTGCAAGCCTGCTTCCTGACTGAAGGCGAGCCGGACGAAAACACCCAATGGACTGAAGTGCTATCGGCCGTCGAGTTGCAAGGCAACAGCCACCACTATCACGAAATCAGTCACGACCAGGCCTTCAGCCACCTGCGCTTCAACATCTACCCCGATGGCGGCGTGGCTCGGTTGCGGGTCTATGGCATTCCGTACCGCGACTGGTCGGCCGTGGGCGACAATGAACAGATCGACTTGGCTGCCGCCCTCAATGGTGGCCGTGCCCTGGCCTGTTCCGACGAACACTTCGGCCGCATGAGCAACATCCTCAACCCAGGTCGTGGCGTCAACATGGGTGATGGCTGGGAAACCGCCCGTCGTCGCACGCCAGGCAATGACTGGGTCATCGTCGCCCTGGGTCATGCCGGCGAGGTCGAGAAAGTCATCGTCGACACCCTGCACTTCAAGGGCAACTACCCCGACAGCTGCTCGATCCAGGGCGCGTTCGTCAAGGGCGGCACCGACAGCCAGATCGAGACCCAGTCGCTGTTCTGGCGTGAGCTGCTGCCCAGCCAGAAGCTGGAAATGCACGCCGAACACACCTTCGCCGAGCAGATCAAGGCGCTGGGGCCGATTACCCACATCCGCCTGAACGTGTTCCCGGACGGTGGCGTGAGTCGCCTGCGGGTGTTGGGCAAGGTCGCGAAGTCAGTGTGA
- the uraD gene encoding 2-oxo-4-hydroxy-4-carboxy-5-ureidoimidazoline decarboxylase, giving the protein MTAFRTLKPSTLSREAFVEAFADIYEHSPWVAEKAFDLGQDPSIDQIETLHQRMSDILLSADHARQLALINAHPDLAGKAAVQGQLTEASTNEQAGAGIHQCTAEEFQRFTELNDAYKAKFKFPFIMAVKGSNRHQILAAFETRIHHSVDTEFNCALAEINKIALFRLLTL; this is encoded by the coding sequence ATGACTGCGTTCCGGACCCTCAAGCCCTCCACCTTGAGCCGCGAGGCGTTCGTCGAAGCGTTCGCCGACATCTACGAACATTCGCCATGGGTCGCCGAGAAGGCGTTTGACCTGGGCCAGGATCCCTCGATCGACCAGATCGAAACCCTGCACCAGCGCATGAGCGACATCCTTTTGAGTGCCGATCACGCCCGCCAACTGGCGCTGATCAACGCTCACCCGGACCTGGCCGGCAAGGCTGCCGTCCAGGGCCAACTGACCGAAGCCAGCACGAACGAACAGGCCGGCGCCGGTATCCACCAATGCACGGCCGAAGAGTTCCAGCGCTTCACCGAGCTGAACGACGCCTACAAGGCCAAGTTCAAGTTTCCCTTCATCATGGCGGTAAAAGGCAGCAACCGGCACCAGATCCTCGCGGCGTTCGAAACGCGCATCCATCATTCGGTAGACACCGAATTCAACTGCGCGCTGGCAGAGATCAACAAAATCGCGTTGTTCCGATTACTGACCCTTTAG
- the puuE gene encoding allantoinase PuuE yields MSADYPRDLIGYGSNPPHPKWPGNARIALSFVLNYEEGGERNVLHGDKESEAFLSEMVAAQPLQGERNMSMESLYEYGSRAGVWRVLKLFKQFDIPLTIFAVAMAAQRHPDLIRAMVAAGHEICSHGYRWIDYQYMDEAQEREHMLEAIRILTEITGERPLGWYTGRTGPNTRRLVMEEGGFLYDSDTYDDDLPYWEPNTPHGKPHLVIPYTLDTNDMRFTQVQGFNKGDDFFQYLKDAFDVLYAEGAEAPKMLSIGLHCRLIGRPARLASLKRFLEYAKGHEQVWFSRRVDIARHWQQTHPHPGASK; encoded by the coding sequence GTGAGCGCTGACTACCCACGCGACCTGATCGGTTACGGCAGTAACCCTCCCCATCCAAAGTGGCCGGGCAATGCCCGCATCGCCCTGTCCTTCGTCCTCAACTACGAGGAAGGCGGCGAGCGCAACGTCCTGCATGGCGACAAGGAATCCGAAGCGTTCCTCTCGGAGATGGTCGCGGCGCAACCGCTGCAGGGCGAGCGCAACATGAGCATGGAATCGCTGTACGAGTATGGCAGCCGTGCCGGCGTCTGGCGTGTCCTCAAGCTGTTCAAGCAATTCGACATCCCGCTGACCATCTTCGCCGTCGCCATGGCCGCCCAGCGCCACCCGGACCTGATCCGCGCCATGGTCGCCGCCGGCCATGAAATCTGCAGCCATGGCTATCGCTGGATCGACTACCAGTACATGGACGAAGCCCAGGAACGCGAGCACATGCTCGAAGCGATCCGCATCCTCACCGAAATCACCGGCGAGCGTCCGCTGGGCTGGTACACCGGTCGCACCGGGCCCAACACCCGCCGGCTGGTGATGGAAGAAGGCGGTTTCCTCTATGACAGCGACACCTACGACGACGACCTGCCCTACTGGGAACCGAACACGCCCCACGGCAAGCCGCACCTGGTGATCCCCTACACCCTCGACACCAACGACATGCGCTTCACCCAAGTGCAGGGGTTCAACAAGGGTGACGATTTCTTCCAGTACCTCAAGGACGCTTTCGACGTGTTGTATGCCGAAGGCGCCGAGGCACCGAAAATGCTTTCCATTGGCCTGCATTGCCGGCTGATCGGCCGCCCTGCGCGCCTGGCGTCCCTCAAGCGCTTCCTCGAATACGCCAAGGGTCATGAGCAGGTCTGGTTCAGCCGTCGCGTCGATATTGCCCGTCACTGGCAGCAGACCCATCCGCATCCTGGAGCCTCGAAATGA
- the uraH gene encoding hydroxyisourate hydrolase: MGRLTTHVLDAAHGCPGSSIKIELYRVEGSQLHLVASVLTNSDGRCDAPLLQGDDYRSGVYQLQFHAGDYYRARGVQLPDPAFLDVVVLRFGISAEQEHYHVPLLISPYAYSTYRGS, encoded by the coding sequence ATGGGACGTTTGACCACTCACGTTTTGGATGCTGCACACGGCTGCCCGGGCAGCTCGATCAAGATCGAGCTGTACCGCGTTGAAGGTTCGCAACTGCATTTGGTCGCCAGCGTACTGACCAACAGTGACGGTCGCTGCGACGCGCCGCTGCTGCAAGGGGACGACTACCGTTCGGGAGTCTATCAATTGCAATTCCACGCCGGCGATTACTACCGCGCCCGTGGCGTGCAACTGCCCGACCCGGCGTTCCTGGACGTGGTGGTGCTGCGCTTCGGCATTTCGGCCGAGCAGGAGCATTACCACGTGCCCCTGCTGATTTCGCCTTACGCCTATTCCACCTATCGAGGCAGTTGA
- a CDS encoding LysE family translocator, with protein sequence MNLETWLLFSGAALVVILIPGPLSLLMIGNSLNYGLRRSYPAFLGGVIASICLLSASALGLGALLMASEQLFSALKIVGALYLFYLAWQSWQQSRQPSQGADVPQAATVPRFRALFGRAFVLGASNPKDILFFAAFLPQFLSAEQAFLPQLLIMIATWTVLDLLCKLAYGLGAHGAARYLRTGKGQGWFNRISAGLFGGAGAASLLSR encoded by the coding sequence ATGAATCTGGAAACCTGGCTGTTGTTCAGCGGCGCCGCCTTGGTGGTGATCCTCATCCCCGGCCCGTTGTCGTTGTTGATGATCGGCAACAGCCTGAACTACGGACTGCGCCGCTCGTATCCAGCGTTCCTCGGCGGGGTGATCGCCTCGATCTGCCTGCTGAGCGCCTCGGCGCTGGGGCTCGGTGCGTTGTTGATGGCGTCGGAGCAGCTGTTCAGTGCCCTGAAGATTGTCGGTGCCCTGTACCTGTTTTACCTGGCCTGGCAGAGCTGGCAACAATCGCGGCAACCGTCCCAAGGCGCCGACGTGCCCCAGGCCGCCACCGTCCCGCGCTTTCGCGCGCTCTTCGGCCGGGCGTTCGTATTGGGCGCCAGCAACCCGAAGGACATCCTGTTCTTCGCCGCCTTCCTGCCGCAATTCTTGAGCGCCGAACAAGCGTTCCTGCCACAACTGCTGATCATGATCGCTACCTGGACCGTACTCGACCTGCTGTGCAAATTGGCCTACGGCCTTGGTGCCCACGGCGCGGCGCGGTATTTGCGTACGGGTAAAGGCCAGGGCTGGTTCAACCGCATCAGCGCAGGATTATTTGGCGGTGCGGGGGCAGCCTCCCTGTTGAGCCGATAA
- a CDS encoding NCS2 family permease yields the protein MESRKPEAQTLDLSPPSRSGWLERIFKLSVHGTTVKTELIAGLTTFITMAYIIFVNPNIMADAGIDHGAAFVATCIAAALGCLLMGLYANWPVGLAPGMGLNAFFTYTVVGTMGYNWETALGAVFISGVLFMFLTLSRVREWLLNSIPVSLRFAMGAGVGLFLGLIGLKTAGIVVDSPATLIKLGSLREPGPLLAAVCFLMIAVLSYHRVFGAILISIIAVTLAGWGLGLVQYNGVMSTPPSLAPTWMAMDVAGVFNVSMISVVLAFLFVHMFDTAGTLMGVAQRAGLVKADGKIENLSRALKADSASSVFGAMVGVPPVTSYVESAAGVAAGGRTGLTAVTVGVLFIAAMFFAPLAGMIPAYATAGALIYVAMLMMGGMAHIEWDEPTDSIPAIVTAIMMPLTFSVADGIALGFITYVVLKAGTGKRKEISVSLWVLCAIFIAKFIFL from the coding sequence GTGGAAAGCCGCAAACCCGAAGCCCAGACGCTGGACCTTTCGCCGCCCTCACGCAGTGGCTGGCTGGAGCGCATCTTCAAACTCAGCGTGCACGGCACCACGGTGAAGACCGAGTTGATCGCCGGCCTGACGACCTTCATCACCATGGCCTACATCATTTTCGTCAACCCCAACATCATGGCCGACGCCGGCATCGACCACGGCGCCGCCTTCGTCGCCACCTGCATCGCCGCGGCCCTGGGTTGCCTGTTGATGGGGCTGTACGCCAACTGGCCGGTGGGCCTGGCGCCGGGCATGGGCCTGAACGCGTTCTTCACTTACACCGTGGTCGGCACCATGGGCTACAACTGGGAGACCGCGTTGGGCGCGGTGTTCATTTCCGGCGTGCTGTTCATGTTCCTCACCCTGTCGCGGGTGCGCGAGTGGCTGCTCAATAGCATTCCGGTGAGCCTGCGGTTTGCCATGGGCGCGGGGGTCGGGTTGTTCCTCGGGCTGATCGGCCTGAAAACCGCCGGGATCGTCGTCGACAGCCCCGCCACCCTGATCAAGCTCGGCTCGTTGCGTGAGCCCGGCCCATTGTTGGCCGCGGTGTGCTTCCTGATGATCGCCGTGCTCAGCTACCACCGCGTGTTCGGCGCGATCCTGATCAGCATCATCGCCGTGACCCTGGCCGGTTGGGGCCTGGGATTGGTGCAGTACAACGGCGTCATGTCGACACCACCGAGCCTGGCCCCCACCTGGATGGCGATGGACGTGGCCGGTGTGTTCAACGTCAGCATGATCAGCGTGGTGCTGGCCTTCCTGTTCGTGCACATGTTCGACACCGCCGGCACCCTGATGGGCGTGGCCCAGCGCGCCGGCCTGGTGAAGGCCGACGGCAAGATCGAGAACCTGTCCCGCGCCCTGAAAGCCGACAGCGCTTCCAGTGTCTTCGGCGCCATGGTCGGCGTGCCGCCGGTGACCAGCTATGTGGAAAGCGCCGCCGGTGTCGCGGCGGGCGGGCGCACAGGGCTTACCGCCGTGACCGTCGGTGTGCTATTTATTGCCGCCATGTTCTTCGCACCGCTGGCCGGGATGATCCCTGCCTACGCCACGGCCGGGGCCTTGATCTATGTCGCCATGCTGATGATGGGCGGCATGGCCCACATCGAATGGGACGAACCAACCGACAGCATTCCAGCCATTGTCACGGCCATCATGATGCCCCTGACGTTCTCGGTCGCTGACGGTATCGCACTGGGTTTCATCACCTACGTGGTGCTCAAGGCCGGCACCGGTAAACGCAAGGAAATTTCCGTCAGCCTGTGGGTGCTCTGCGCGATCTTCATCGCCAAGTTCATCTTCTTGTAA
- a CDS encoding MarR family transcriptional regulator has product MLDLKNPTSQQMAMEAFFFGYQAFTAKADEMLERRGLSRVHQRIVFFIARYPSLSVKELLALLGVSKQALNMPLRQLMEMHLVNSVASETDKRKRLLELTAEGERFEQALRREQVKLLERVFAEAGEAAVNGWLAVNLALGKSSD; this is encoded by the coding sequence ATGCTTGACCTTAAAAATCCGACTTCCCAACAAATGGCCATGGAAGCGTTCTTCTTCGGTTACCAGGCGTTCACCGCCAAGGCCGATGAAATGCTTGAACGGCGCGGGTTGAGCCGGGTGCACCAGCGCATCGTTTTTTTCATCGCCCGCTATCCGTCATTGAGCGTGAAGGAGTTGCTGGCATTGCTCGGGGTGAGCAAGCAGGCACTGAACATGCCGTTGCGGCAGCTGATGGAAATGCACCTGGTGAACAGCGTCGCGTCCGAGACCGACAAGCGCAAGCGACTACTCGAACTGACGGCCGAGGGCGAGCGGTTCGAGCAGGCGTTGCGGCGTGAGCAGGTGAAATTGCTGGAGCGGGTGTTTGCCGAGGCTGGGGAAGCGGCGGTGAACGGGTGGTTGGCGGTGAATCTGGCACTGGGAAAATCCAGTGACTGA
- a CDS encoding glutathione S-transferase N-terminal domain-containing protein, with protein MIVKALRVGLGQLIIFIDFITRPGKKKRPAEAQAQVEQAARGLTLYQFHACPFCVKTRRTLRRLNVPVTLRDAKNNEQDRQALLEQGGRIKVPCLRIEENGQTTWMYESKVIIDYLDKRFSAA; from the coding sequence GTGATTGTCAAAGCGCTTCGGGTTGGCCTGGGCCAGCTCATCATCTTCATCGATTTCATCACCCGCCCGGGCAAGAAAAAGCGCCCGGCCGAAGCCCAGGCGCAGGTCGAGCAAGCCGCTCGCGGCCTGACGCTGTATCAGTTCCACGCCTGCCCGTTCTGCGTGAAAACCCGCCGCACCCTGCGCCGTCTCAACGTGCCGGTGACCCTGCGCGATGCGAAAAACAACGAGCAGGATCGCCAGGCGCTATTGGAGCAAGGCGGTCGGATCAAGGTGCCGTGCCTGCGTATTGAAGAGAATGGCCAGACCACCTGGATGTATGAGTCCAAGGTGATCATTGATTATCTGGATAAGCGGTTCTCGGCAGCCTGA
- the folE gene encoding GTP cyclohydrolase I FolE, whose product MSLEQNYTAILGQLGEDVSREGLLDTPKRAAKAMQYLCRGYEQTLEEVTNGALFSSDNSEMVLVKDIELYSLCEHHLLPFIGKAHVAYIPSGKVLGLSKVARIVDMYARRLQIQENLSRQIADAVQQVTGALGVAVVIEAKHMCMMMRGVEKQNSSMITSVMLGEFRENAATRSEFLSLIK is encoded by the coding sequence ATGTCTCTGGAACAGAATTACACCGCGATTCTCGGCCAACTGGGCGAGGACGTTTCCCGCGAGGGCCTGCTCGACACGCCCAAGCGTGCTGCCAAGGCCATGCAGTACCTCTGCCGCGGTTATGAACAGACTCTGGAAGAAGTCACCAACGGTGCCTTGTTCAGCTCCGACAACAGCGAGATGGTGCTGGTCAAGGACATCGAGTTGTACTCGCTGTGCGAACATCACCTGCTGCCGTTCATCGGCAAGGCCCATGTGGCCTACATCCCGAGCGGCAAGGTGCTGGGGCTGTCGAAAGTCGCGCGCATCGTCGACATGTATGCCCGTCGCCTGCAGATCCAGGAAAACCTCAGCCGCCAGATCGCCGATGCGGTCCAGCAAGTGACTGGCGCCCTGGGCGTAGCGGTGGTGATCGAGGCCAAGCACATGTGCATGATGATGCGCGGTGTGGAAAAGCAGAATTCCTCGATGATCACCTCGGTGATGCTCGGCGAGTTCCGGGAAAATGCCGCCACGCGCAGCGAATTCCTCAGCCTCATCAAGTAA
- a CDS encoding Smr/MutS family protein: MQDDDFSLFKSAIQGVKPIKHDRAETGKPKADRAQIAKLRQAATVRTDATTVDGLSDQFVIDVGPEDELMWARDGVQESQMRKLKVGQIPFEGSLDLHGMSVEKARETLWAFLAEATRFEIRCVRVTHGKAVRLDGKRPMIKSHVNTWLRQHPQVLGFTSCQAKHGGAGAVYVMLKRTMMEGRDE, encoded by the coding sequence ATGCAAGACGACGACTTTTCCCTGTTCAAAAGTGCGATCCAGGGCGTAAAACCGATAAAGCACGATCGTGCCGAAACCGGCAAGCCCAAGGCCGATCGCGCGCAAATCGCCAAGCTGCGCCAGGCCGCCACCGTGCGCACCGATGCCACGACCGTGGACGGCTTGTCCGATCAGTTCGTCATCGACGTCGGGCCGGAAGACGAGTTGATGTGGGCGCGCGACGGCGTCCAGGAAAGCCAGATGCGCAAGCTGAAGGTCGGCCAGATCCCCTTCGAGGGCAGCCTCGACCTGCACGGCATGAGCGTCGAAAAAGCCCGGGAAACCCTCTGGGCGTTCCTGGCCGAAGCCACCCGATTCGAAATCCGCTGCGTGCGCGTCACCCATGGCAAAGCCGTGCGCCTGGATGGCAAGCGGCCGATGATCAAGAGCCACGTCAACACCTGGCTACGTCAGCACCCGCAAGTGCTGGGCTTCACCTCCTGCCAGGCAAAACACGGCGGCGCCGGGGCGGTCTACGTGATGCTCAAACGCACCATGATGGAAGGCCGCGACGAATAG
- a CDS encoding cysteine hydrolase family protein — protein MSVPKTMFQLSGRGYAAANLSQATLIIIDAQKEYLAGPLALSGMDAAVANIKQLLGAARAAGRPIVHVRHLGTHGGLFDPQGERGEFIPGLEPQGDETVIEKLLPSAFHGTELKKRLEDFGPLDLIVCGFMSHSSVSTTVRAAKNLGFRCTLVEDACATRDLPYKGGVLSAEHVQQTEMAIMADNFATLALTRDFI, from the coding sequence ATGTCCGTTCCAAAAACGATGTTTCAACTCAGCGGCCGTGGTTACGCAGCGGCCAATCTGAGTCAAGCGACCCTGATCATCATCGATGCCCAGAAAGAATACCTCGCAGGCCCCCTGGCCCTGAGCGGCATGGATGCAGCCGTCGCGAACATCAAGCAATTGCTCGGCGCGGCCCGTGCAGCCGGGCGGCCAATCGTGCATGTGCGCCACCTGGGCACCCATGGCGGGCTGTTCGATCCGCAAGGCGAGCGTGGGGAGTTCATCCCCGGCCTCGAACCCCAGGGCGACGAAACCGTGATCGAAAAGCTGCTGCCCAGCGCGTTCCACGGCACCGAGTTGAAAAAGCGCCTGGAAGACTTCGGCCCCCTGGACCTGATCGTGTGCGGGTTCATGAGCCACTCCAGCGTCAGCACCACGGTGCGCGCCGCCAAGAACCTGGGCTTTCGCTGTACCCTGGTCGAAGACGCCTGCGCCACGCGCGACCTGCCGTACAAGGGCGGCGTCCTCAGCGCCGAACACGTTCAGCAGACCGAAATGGCGATCATGGCGGACAACTTCGCCACCCTGGCGTTGACCCGTGACTTCATCTGA
- the prmB gene encoding 50S ribosomal protein L3 N(5)-glutamine methyltransferase has protein sequence MITSRLRTLRDHIRWAVSRFHGEDLFFGHGTDNAWDEARQLVLGALHLPWEIADSYLDCRLEDEELVHVQRLLRRRITERVPTAYLLGEAWFCGMSFIVDERVLIPRSPIGELIEKRFEPWLGQEPARILDLCTGSGCIGIACAYEFQEAEVVLADLSFEALEVANQNIERHGVDERVFTVQGDGFEGLPGQRFDLIVSNPPYVDAEDFADMPQEYQHEPELGLACGDDGLNLVRRMLAEAADHLTEKGLLIVEVGNSQVHVEALYPEVDFAWLDFERGGHGVFMLSAEQCRQHQELFASRV, from the coding sequence GTGATCACTTCTCGTCTCCGTACCCTGCGCGACCATATCCGTTGGGCCGTCAGCCGTTTCCACGGGGAGGATCTGTTTTTCGGTCATGGCACCGACAATGCGTGGGACGAAGCCCGGCAACTGGTGTTGGGCGCGTTGCACCTGCCATGGGAAATTGCCGACAGCTACCTGGACTGCCGTCTTGAAGACGAAGAGTTGGTCCATGTGCAGCGCCTGCTGCGCCGGCGTATCACAGAGCGTGTGCCAACCGCCTATTTGTTAGGTGAGGCCTGGTTCTGCGGGATGTCTTTCATCGTCGACGAGCGTGTGCTCATTCCGCGCTCGCCCATTGGCGAACTGATCGAAAAGCGTTTCGAGCCTTGGTTGGGCCAGGAGCCGGCACGAATTCTTGATCTGTGCACCGGCTCCGGCTGCATCGGCATTGCCTGTGCCTATGAGTTCCAGGAAGCCGAGGTGGTGCTGGCCGACCTGTCGTTCGAAGCGTTGGAAGTGGCCAACCAGAACATCGAGCGACATGGCGTCGATGAGCGCGTGTTCACGGTCCAGGGCGATGGTTTCGAGGGTTTGCCGGGGCAACGTTTCGACTTGATCGTGTCGAACCCGCCCTACGTCGATGCGGAAGATTTCGCCGACATGCCGCAGGAATACCAGCACGAACCGGAACTGGGCCTGGCCTGTGGCGATGACGGCTTGAACCTGGTGCGCCGGATGCTGGCCGAGGCGGCCGATCATCTGACCGAGAAGGGATTGTTGATTGTCGAGGTGGGCAACAGCCAGGTGCACGTCGAGGCGTTGTACCCGGAGGTCGATTTCGCCTGGCTCGACTTCGAACGCGGCGGCCATGGCGTGTTCATGCTCAGCGCCGAACAGTGCCGCCAGCACCAGGAATTGTTTGCTTCGCGGGTTTGA
- a CDS encoding alpha/beta fold hydrolase, with translation MMLKLLALSLTLFTGLFCGLAQATVLQRPISLDTGSGELFGSLLLPKSDTPVPVVLIISGSGPTDRDGNNPEGGRNDSLKRLAWVLAKHNIASVRYDKRGVAASLAATPDERNLSVEAYVADAVAWSHKLAADPRLGPLILLGHSEGALIASLAASQANAAAVISLSGSARPIDQVLRQQLSNRLPPPLMLRSNELLDSLEAGRVDDNVPAQLQVIFRPSVQPYLISLFRQDPAQAFAALKMPALIIQGSNDIQVSVDDAKQLKAVKPDAELALIEGMNHVMRIVPNDVKRQLASYKDPNLPLAAELGTRILRFIDSLAAR, from the coding sequence ATGATGTTAAAGCTGCTTGCCTTAAGCCTTACCTTGTTCACCGGTCTGTTTTGCGGCCTGGCCCAGGCCACGGTGCTGCAACGCCCGATCAGCCTCGACACGGGCAGTGGTGAGCTTTTCGGCTCGTTGCTACTGCCCAAGTCCGACACGCCGGTGCCGGTTGTCCTGATCATTTCCGGGTCAGGTCCTACGGATCGCGACGGCAACAACCCCGAGGGCGGGCGCAACGACAGCCTCAAGCGCCTGGCCTGGGTGCTGGCCAAGCACAACATTGCCAGCGTGCGCTATGACAAGCGCGGCGTAGCGGCCAGCCTCGCGGCGACACCGGACGAACGCAACCTGAGCGTCGAGGCCTATGTGGCCGATGCCGTGGCCTGGAGCCACAAGCTCGCCGCCGATCCGCGACTGGGTCCATTGATCCTGCTGGGCCACAGCGAAGGCGCGTTGATCGCCAGCCTCGCCGCGTCCCAGGCCAACGCGGCGGCGGTGATTTCGCTGTCCGGCAGCGCCCGGCCGATCGACCAGGTGCTGCGCCAACAACTGAGCAACCGCCTGCCACCGCCATTGATGCTGCGCAGCAACGAGTTGCTCGACAGCCTCGAGGCCGGTCGAGTCGACGACAACGTGCCGGCACAGCTGCAGGTCATTTTCCGTCCCAGCGTGCAGCCCTACCTGATCTCGCTGTTCCGCCAGGATCCGGCCCAGGCCTTTGCGGCATTGAAGATGCCAGCCTTGATCATCCAGGGCAGCAACGATATCCAGGTCAGCGTCGATGATGCCAAGCAGTTGAAAGCCGTCAAGCCCGACGCCGAACTGGCGCTGATCGAGGGCATGAACCACGTGATGCGCATCGTGCCCAACGACGTGAAACGGCAACTGGCCTCCTACAAGGATCCCAACCTGCCCCTGGCGGCCGAGCTTGGGACACGGATTCTGCGTTTTATTGACTCGTTAGCTGCCCGTTAA